The Neurospora crassa OR74A linkage group V, whole genome shotgun sequence sequence GACAGCGTTAGGTGGCATTGTTATTGGATTCCTTTCTGCACACATTCCTAGTTATCAACaggagttttttttttggcacCTTAGATTAAGGTCTTTCCGCAAGGCTTTCTTAGTTggtcttccttttcctcatAATTTGTTCATCCTCGTTGCTGGTGCCATAGAGTTTGAGCCACAGCTCAGGGAACACGCTACACAGCGCAATTCTTTCTTTTCATAACCGCTTTTTGCATCTATTCAGATAATACACTTGTTTCGACGATGCCTGTTCTTTGATGTTTATCCTTAGGTTCACGAATTAACCCAATTCTTTCCAAACCTGACACGATCGAACGTCAGAGGTCTCTTGGGCTTCAAGTGTACACGACCTATTCTTCTAAACATAACATAGAAGCTATGGCATGTCAAGAAGTACACAGCATGGATTAAAGCAGCAATACTTTTGCCCATTCAACATTTTCATTTTGCCGTGAACGGGAGAGAAATAAGCGGAAACTCGAGGAATACACGTCTTGCATCAGAATTCAAggttgttattattatactagataGTACGTATGGCATGGATCTAACGTCGGGCATATAGTGAAACTCAATGTCTAAGCAGGAGGATGATAATTCCGGTGATATGCGTTTTTCTCCGTCCCTTcttagctttttttttctcaactAGCTGACTTAGATGGAATATGAGACATTCAACACCGGGCAGCCACGAACCTtggaaaataaatatacgtaCGTTGTTTCAGCATttgacttttttttgggttCATGAGGGGGGaatcatcatcttcaaccgGAGCGTCGTTCGGTATCCCAGGCTCCCGGTTGTTAGTGTGTCTCGCAAGCCCCGCGTTCAGTGAATATCGATTGAGGCATCGATGCGAGGGGGGGGTAGCGTTTGAGGAGATGTGGTCGAATTGAATTATGGGGGGCTTGTGCCTGGTGATCCTCGCTGTACTTGTAAGCCCTGGCAACACTATACCGCGAAACGTAGTATCAAGTACCATAGAAGATGCAGTTCGCAAACGAAACACGACACACGACACACGACACATGACTGCTAGTGGATGGTTAGTTCTACATACAAGTTATCTGCAACTTTTGATCGGGTCAGGCGGGTAGGCTTGACTCTGAAGGGAGAGTTCTGTTGTTTCATCAAGACCATGGTTTATGTTGTATGGTGTTTCACAGAGGTAACTAACGACGTCATTAGCGCCAAGCATAGGGTGTACCTGAATGACTGAACAAGGTCCAACGAACGACATGAGGGGCAGGGCAGCGAtccgaagaaaaaaaaaaaaacgtggGGAGGGACCATTACAGttcaggaacaggaaccACTGGCACCCAACGAAGCCAACTTGAACAAGGGCACCAAGATATATGCAAAGAATCAGGGCAGTTGGGACAGTCTATCGGTGATCTTTGTCTGATCTTGAGGTCTGGCTTTCCGGTGTTGCCCTGGTGAGTGATAGGTAGTGTGATAGTGACGGTACCTGGCAgcagttacctacctacctaccctacctccGGCTGGACTGAACTAGGTATTTGCTTGCTTAAGTTACCTATCAGccgcggcagcagcaacaagcgGGCAGGACGGGCGGTAACCAACAACATCGTCACCGGCATCACATCAATAGGTAATAGGTAACGGCCTGCACTAAAATTCGTGTAAAATCTGGAGACCTGCGCAAGTGTTGTTGACCACATGGATTTGCGGGGCTACCGTTtcaatttcttttcttgggcCCGAGTACTTACCGGTACAGTAGGACAAGGCAAGCCGAGGTTGAGACGGTGAAGAGACGGAGGTGAAGACGGGAAACGGGACAAGCTCCGAAGCGGAATGGCTGCCGAAGAGCTGAtcaacacctcctcccccttgTTCCCTGACCTTGGCTCACTGCAAAGAGCTCTGCCCTGGGCTGGCTGGTAGCAGGCTGGGATGCGGCTTCGGTGGTCCCCAGCCGTCGGGGGTCCACTTTTTTGAAATTTTACtttttacctttttactttttggGAACCTGGTCATTCCCCCAAGTTCAGTTGGTTTCTGGGAGTTGTTCTTGTCCTGTTTTGATATGGTGTATTAATCATCAACCGGGCCGatgggaagggagggaggcggGAAGGAGGGAGCAGGTGGTTGAAGATGTCGTGAAGAAGGGATTGAAGAATTGACCGAGGGATAGGTAACTACAGAgcagaaaaaagaaaaaaagaaacagagACAGAAACAGGAACAGAGACAGGAAGGGAGAAAATTGTACCACAATGACCGGTTTTAAGCCTGAGCTTTCCAGCGAATCGATGTCCGTTCATCCATTCACTATGTCACTGCCCTGTCCAATTCTCTTGTGAAATAGAAGGCGAAGGCGGACGGAGCTGAGCTGCATAACGCTGCAGCAAGGCACCTCATAGCACCCCTGCCTCCCACGCGCAATTGGCCGATAGCCGTCGAGCATGGCCAGCACACCAAGCAAGGCCGGCCGTCGTCGGGCAAACCTAGGCGAACCAAGCCGCCATGGAGGGATTCGGCGCCGGGCAGTTGGGGGAGATCGGGAAGGGAATGGCAAGAAGAGaacaggaaaaagaaggccgttcagagaagtggaagctgtgACGGGATGGATGAAACGGACTCGAACCAAGGCCGTGGGTTGGTGGCAGTGACTTTACTTGTATTCAGTCGGGAATTATATCCATCCATGTGGATGAGTCCAGTTCCCGTATGTAGTCTCGATATTACTTACTGTACGCGGGCGCCGACTTCTTTCGTTGGACTCCTCTCCCTGACTCCCACCGCTCATTCGTCCCTCTCACCACGCAGTCCACCACCGAATGGCCCCTCGCtgctttcctcctctctcgaGCACCAATCCAGAGGCATCAAACAGTCCCTTTTTAtgatttttatttcttttttttattttttattttttccccctctcaCTCACACGCCAGTCGCCAGTCGCCGGTCGCCAGTCACAAATCCACAGCAGCACCTAAGTCGGGAGGTCGGGTTGCAAACAGATCGATTCCCAGGTTCCAGTGACGAGACCATCTTTTTGTGTGCTtcccctgctgctgctgctgctgctgccctaCCCGATATACTTGTACGTTGGCGGGTAGCTTCGAATATATCGATCgcatccacctccacctgGCACCCGAACGAGCGGAGACTGTTGAATGATCACTTGCGACACACGCTTCCATTGCATGCGACAAACTACTAGACCGACCACCTTTGAGGCCTGCAGCACGCAAAACATAGCATACTTAGATCTCCGACACGACGAGACGGGCTTTTTTGGTCCCCATCCGCTTGGAACCCTAAAGTCAGCCCGCCCTGGCCGAGCTACCTCCATTATACCTCTAGCTACAAGCGCATAGCACAAGTTGAGGACGATAACGTACATACCTTGGCGACCTCCATCTGGTACGTGCCGTTGATATACCTCTGTTCTCTTGTTGCCGatatcctctccttcctcgtcttcccaTGTCTACAGCCACCAAATCCAAACAAACACCCCTATGCCTCCATCGTGTCAGCATCGGGCTGAATTGTCCTCTCAGAAGGGCTGTCCCATTGCTGCCTCACCACAGCAtcgacctacctacctctaccaaggATGGAAACATGGGGGTCGGTCCTCTGGTCCTTCCAGGTCAAGGAAGTGCAGGGCAGGACTGGGTATTGCGCCGCCTCTCGATTTTCACGGGACGGAGCACCGCCGCCTACCTTGTCGCTTCCTTGTAGTAGCGTAGCCTGCCTCCccgcctgccctgccctgtcATCCCGTCCTATTGTGGGTTCAGGTTCCATGTTCCCCTTGCCTAGCCCGTATGTGCCATCACCTCAATCACACTGCCTGCAACTGCACTCACTCAGCTGCACTGCACTGGGACTGCGACGCGCCTAGTCTCACTAGGtttttccacttccacttccctctCTCCCGTCCTCTCCATCGATCCCATCCAGCtttcctcaccctcctccacaGGCCTGTTCGCGCATCTTGCATCTTGCATCTTGCCGCTTCTCAGTTGGCGTCCCCCAAGTCAAACCAATCTGTGGGGTTTGCCATTCTCTACGCTTCTTCGAGACGAATCAGCAGCTTACCCTAATTCCGTTGGTCCAGCTCTCAGCTTTTCTCTGACCACCAGATTTTCCCGCAACCAGATGTCGCCCTGAACGGAACGAACAGAGAGACCGCGCAGCTTCGATTCGTCGACAGCACCATCATAATACCCCTCGCGCCCTATCTTGTTTTCCTCCTCATTTTAATACTACCCatattctctttcttttatcTCGCCCTTTTGCAACCCGCTCCCACCCTCCACCGAATTGCCGGGAAGAGCCTTGCTTTTCTaagaacaggaacaggattTGGCTACCGAACTGGCGGGGGGAACAGCTGCGCTACACTCAAGCTGCGGCAAGGCCCACTAGGCTCGCTTAGACGACCGTCTGATCTTCGATAGCTTGGCCTAACCCAACCATCTCGTCCTTCCAACCGCGACGCCCAACACCGACAACATGGGTGTCGAAACCAAAAAGAAGTCGTCCGAGCGACCACTACCCGTGCCCAGCGCAACCGAATCGTCGATGATGAGCCCGACCCAGAGCGAGCTGGGAGCCGAGGACAAGTCATCCTACTCGCTGCCTGAGGATGGCACCCCGGTCACCATCAAGACACACAATCGAGGCAAATCGCAGACCTCGCTCTTGATCGAGTATttcgaaggaggaaaaggagccCCATCTGGAGACGGGCGCAAACCCAGCGTACGTGTTCGCCTCACGCCAAGCCACAAGTCCAATCGCAAAAGCAGCGGTTCCAGTCGAGGTCGCATTGAAATAACAGAAGCAAAGTCAACGAGGAGATCGAGCCAGAGCCGCCGCGCCGATCGCCATTCCCAAAGCGCCCTTGCCCGTAGCGAAAATGAGTTGATGTCCGTCTTGAACGGGGCCGACGAAGACAACAATTCGTACGCCTCTGCCACTGAGGAGAGTAGCGTTAGTCGCAATATCGAGATCGAAATCGGCGAACGAAGCGAACGTAGCGCCAACCGACGCGCCCGCCGCCCTGCCAGCCCTTTGATCCCATCTGCTGATAGCAAAAATAGCTACAACACGAGCGACATCTCGGCCATCCCGAGCGACAGTTTCCTTGACGAGCCTTACGTATCCCGCAAGAACTCGGATGTCAAGAGCCCTGGCTCCAGGAGCATGAGCCCCTCGCGCGGCGGGGATGCCCTTGCtggcgctgctgctggtatTACAGCTGCTGCAGTTACTGACAAGCTCCGTACCAAGAGCCGAGATGAGAGCAGGAATCGAGAGTACGAGCGCGGAGAGCGCGAAAAGGTATCGGTGACCAAGACGCGCGGCGATAAAGAGAAGAGCGGCAGTAATAACCGCCTCCACAAGTCGACCAAGAGCAGGACCAGTAGTCTCAGCAAAGAGGAAAGGAGTTCGAAGCGCTCAGAGTCCCCACGCAGGAGATCCAAGCAATCCGATTCCATGGTATCGGGAGCGGATTCAAGCATGCTTTCGACTGCAGCTCCCAGCCAACGCTCCGTGGGTGCCGAGTCAATGCGCTCAGGTCAGTCAAAggcctcctccatcaacaaTCCCAAGCTCCTGGAGACAGTAGAGGATGCCATTCGTCGCCTTATCCTTCCAGAACTCAATGCCTTGAAGAGAGAGCAGAGCTTGCGTCAGGATCGTAAGGCAGCCTCGACGACGTCAAGTGCGACAACGGCTTCTAGGGATGAGGGCAGTGATAGGCGCCGGACGTCTAGAGCTGACCGAAATTCGGGCACCACTCCCACACCCAAGGAGCCCATCAAGATTGAGAAGCGAGACAGAGAAGCCCGCAATGCCTTTGATGAGAGTCCGGCACAAAGTGCCCTCAGCCAAGACACGAGAAGCGATGTGCATGATATTGACCACAGCCCCACTGGAAGCGCTGACCGTCTAaagactgctgctgccggtgcGGCTGCTGCCCACGACAGCCTCAAATCTCCTGGAGAGAACCGCAGTAGGAGGCGAAGACGTGAGTTGCGGAATTCTGCTGGCAATGAGTATGAGGATtataatgatgatgatgcctcCTCCGACTTCCTCGCACCTGCTCCCCCTATGCCGTTATTGAGCGACCTCAACCCATCGGACGTCACCCGAGCCTCTATCTTATCTGCCGACACGGATGGTCCTCACTCGGCTAGCGAGGAGATTGCACCGAAGCAAGACCAGAATGGCCAGTACCACACCGAGGATTCCACTCCGACACCCACCCGGACCCCCATTACTCTACTGTCATTGGGTACTCAGCATGCCAATATTTCCCATGGAGACCTGAAACAGCTGCCACGTCAACGGGGTGCCGAGAACCAGGGCAACGACTACCACAGTGGCGCACCTTCTGTTGATTCCTATGATGATCTGGACGATTACGATGATCACGAGCGCGAATACGGGAATAGCCCATACGACTACTACAACACGCAAGAGGTGCCGCCTCCACTCAAGTATGTTCCTTACCAGCCTGAGAAGCGCGGTCTGAGTCCTATTCCCAGCGTCTCCGGATACACTGAAGGCAGTGAGGCGCCGAACCGTGATTCTCGCGCGTTCGGTGGCTCGGTATCAAGCGGCTCCCGTACTCCTGAAAACATGTCCGTAGCCAGCTTGCGGACGGCGGGCATGGATCGGAGCAACGTGAGCGGAATGACCAACAGCGAGGTTGACGGTAATGGTCACGCTGTCCGTGCCGTTGGAGCCAACCCGAACTACGTCCACACCTCTGGTGTCGATTCCAACCATGCTTCGTTCGTTGAGGGCTCCGTGGTAGATTCGCTTAGATTTAGCGGCGTCAATCAGCAGCCATACCGCAACTCGATGGCTACCAATGGAAGCCAAGAGGCTGACAGGCCAGACACGGCTGGCAATGATAGCCAGGCCTCATACGACTACCAAGAGTATGACGTCGACGAGTATGGAAGGAAGGTCCCAAGACAGCGTCATTATACCACCGCCTCAGAGGCTGCTATTACCAGCGCTGCGGttggtgccgccgccgccgccctcagACAGCAGGGTAAGCAAGAGAACCAGGACACTTCGGAATGGCAAGGGGAGGGCATTCAGCGCAACCAGTCCTTCAAGGAGCGCGCCCAGAACGGATCTGGACCCGCACTGCAGCCAAAGCACAGTGTCGACAGGATGTCGGACGTCTCTGTGCCCATCAAGTTGGGCTTCAGTGGCTTGCCGGATATCAGCAGCCCGTTGCCAGACTTCGAGCACTGGAACGAGGATGATCTGCTCACTAACCCATCGTTGCTCAATGGAGAGGAAGGTGGTGAATGGGAGGGAGATGCTACCCCCAAGCAGCGCCCCCAGTCGTCCGTTGATGACTTCAACTACCGTCCTCTTGACGGCACTCATGATGCTCTGCAAAAGGGTCTCAATCTCAGCGGCAACCAGCAGTCCGGTCAGGAGCAGGATGAGTGGTACAGGACTGACGAGGATCGGAAGCGCGATACTTTGGTCACCAACCCCTACGAGGATGCCAGCCCCATTGCCAACCTTGCCGGTCTGGGAGAcagtcttctttctcctggCGGTCGCGATAACTACGACAATGCCACTCGTAGCCCTGTCGGTCAGAAGGTCGATGAGGGATACATCTCCCAGGGACCTAACAAGACCCCCGATACTTCGATggacaagggcaagggtCTCGCTTATGGCGCCCCTCTCAACCTTGGTGGTGCCAAGAATCAGAACCCCATGGACTTCTTCGGCTCCGGTTCACGACAAGTTAGTGGCATGTCGGACGGAATGGAGTCGCAGATGTATGATCCCGCCACTGGAACGGGACTTGACAAGATTGAGTCCAAGGATATCATGGCTTTGATGCAACATGTAAGTTTCAACCGTACGCTCGTGCCGAAGAAGTCTGCCTGCTAACAGATTGCAGTTGATGGTCCGCGATGCTCAGCGCAGTGCTCGCGATACCGAGATTTTGGTCACCCTTGTTCGCGCCGCCACGGAGATGCGTAACAACTTTGAAGACCTCAAGCGTCTCCTTGCTGATACCGAGGATGTTATTATCACCGAAGTCAAGGAGAACACGGAGAAGACAGTCCAGCGCGCCATCAACGGTCCTCGTCCTTATCCTGGAAGCGCCCCTCGCTCTCTTCACTCCAACTCGCAGGCGGGCACTACGACTACGATGGACGAGATGAGCaacaagaagcagaagaacaTCTTCCGCCGTGCTCTGATGAAGGGCTTGGGTCACAAGGGACCTAACGACCTTGGCAGGATCGAGGATATGCTGATGCAGCTCCTGACTCAAGTCGATGTGCTCAAGTCCCAGACTGTTCCTGGCGCTGGCTCTGCGCCCATGAGCCATCAGGATGAGCGTTCGTATGAGAACATGCAATCTCAGGGCCAATACGAGCAGGATCGTGGTTACGAGCCCGAGGGACATGCTGGAACTTCCACTAACAGTGCGTCTCAGTCCGGACAGCTGTCCATCCAGTCTCGGGGAACATCCGGCCAGCAAAACTTTGGCCGCAAGGTGTCCGGTCACAGGATAAGTACCGTGCCCGAGGACAACGAGGATGAGTACGACAATGAGAGCATTCGCTTTGGCGGGCCGGAGGTTTTGATGACCCCTGCGCAAGAACAGCGTTCTGGTTCGTTGCAAGCGACGCCTCGTGGGTCGCCGCCTACCGCTTCGGGCGCTCTTCAGATGTCGCCTGGTTACGAGAATACTCGGTCGCCTGCGTATGAGAACCCTCAGTCGCCCGCTTATGAGAAGACCAGGTCCCCTGATTACCAGCAGCAATACGAAAGTACCAGGTCGCCAGACTACCAGAATGCTGCTAAGCAGAACGAggaccagaagaagaagggaaggtcGAGCTGGTTCAAGTCCCGGTGGTCGGAGAGTACTACAACTACCAACATTACTCAACTCTTCCGCCGCAGCGGCCAGTCACGcaaggatgaggaagacgagcAGCAGTGGAGCCCGATCAGGCCGGCCGAGCAGCCTACGATGCCTACGTACCGCAACAACACGGTTTCGTCTCGCGCAGACTCGGTTGCCACCTCGGACTACTCGGATATGTTTCAGTTCTCCAACCCTcatcccaagcccaagcccaacaacaataacaacccCTACTCGCAGGGACGTGGGCCAAGCCACGACGTTCACGAGGACCCCGAGTCCCCCGTGCTTGCGTACAACTCGATGCAGCCACCGCAGCCTAACTGGGTGACGATGACGCCCGAGGAAGCCAAGTACAAGGCTCATCGCAACTCGCTCAACCTGGTGCACCCTCAGCCCCGGCAGGGCCAGACGGAGCGCTTCAAGCAAGCGCTTGAGTCTCAGGCGCTCGGCTTCACGGGTGGCAACTCGCCCATGCTGAGCCCCAAGTCGGAAGACTGGGCCGGATCCGCCACCAGCCTCAACCGGCTGCCTCGCAACCTGAACCGCGATAGTTTCGACTCTCAGGGTAACGAGGCCAACCCGAACTGGCAGCAGATCTACGGCTCTTCATCGCCGGCTCCGGCGAGCCTCAACGCGACCTCTGGCGGACCTCCCAGGCCGCCTAAAGAGCCCATTGATGGCAGCACTGGCAGCGGCCCCAACAGCCCGAGCCAGGCACGCAGGTTGGAGAACAAGAACCTGAGTGGAGCGACGGGCCAGGTATCGAGACGGCCTAGTGGGCCCCGGCCGATGACGCCCTCGAATGATAGGGAGGGCAGGGGAAGTGGAGGAAATCTGAGCGAGGGGAGCCGGAGGACTGGAAGCTTGTTGAGGGATTAGAGCATGGGAGATGACATGGTGATGAACGGTATGATGAAATCTAGACGATGGATGTCTAGGTGGATGTGATGGATGCGAATGGgacaagatggatggatgaatagATTTGTCTGATGCTgcaaggaagggaaagcaagcgtgcgtgcgtgcctGCGTTAGTTTATTCTTCTGGTTGAAAATTCTTTGGGCGTTGTTTGTCATTTTGATGATACCAAGTCTTTACATGGCTTGCCAGTAACGTATAAATCAGCATTTCGTCTCTGTTTCTATGTCATTGTCATGATGAATTTTGACTGGGCTATCGGATAGATTGAGCGTTAGGTTGGGTAGCTTGACGGTGGAAAAGGGCTACTGGGTAACCTCGTGCGGGATATAGTCCTCTCTGATATGACTGGAAAATAATGGGGCAAGAGATGACCATGACCCGTCATCAAGAACAAAATGCCCATGTTTCATTTCTGTTGCTGATGACGGATGGTTCTCACAAGTTGAAGCCAAGGAACCCATGCTCCAAACCCTAACCCGGATGCACTACTACACAGAGAGCATGGCTGGTCCGAAGTCGCCCCTGGCATTTTTTGTGGCGGCAAATTCCCGACGGGCGGCAATGCGCCGTCTCCCGAACTTGTCGATGTCATCGCCATGATCTCTTTCATCTCTTGTTtgtatctttttttttctctgaAGTTTTGGATGAAACCCCGGTCTTTCCGTCTTTACTTTGTCCGTCCGTTCGCAAAGCCGACCGCTAGACCCCCGACTCTAGCAAAAGGTCTAGAGCACGTATTAGATTTTCCCTACGGCTACCCTACCTAGGTTCCTACCTAACCAACCATTAATTGCGCGCGCAATGCCGACACCATCTTCCCAGTCTATGATTTAACGATAGAcgaacgacaacaacgacgaaaCAACCTAATTCACTGCAGTGCTCTTCTTGTCCATACCTATACTAGTTGTTCAACCGTCCTATAATATGCCAGCCCAGACTTCTTTCCCTTCGCTCGCTGCGCTTAGGCGTCTGCAGACGCTCAACCATGTCTATGCGCCTCTCCGACGAACCGGCACAGGCAGGATAACGAACGGGTGGACGTGCGCAAGCTGTCGCAGCCAACTTTCTGCCTCTTCCGcttcatcgtcttcttcttcttcttcgctttcAGTATCCCTCTATAACTCGACACTTGCCCGACGATCGTTTTCCTCAAGTTCGAAACGATCCAGCGACCAGAATTCGAAcggttcctcctcctcctcctcttcttcctcatcctcgaaCGGCAACGggaaaacaaacaacaacaacaacaacaacaacaacaatggcCGACGAACAGTACTGCTAGCGGCTGGCGGAGGCGCAGCGGCCGCGGGATTGCTGGCGGTTGGAGACGATGTCAAATATACATACGAAGCGGTGGAGAGGACGGGAAGGGTAGCGAGCACGTTGGCGATATGCGTGAACGATTATCGGGTGACGTTGAACGCAAGGGAGAAGATTGAGGATCCGGAGGAGAAGCAGCGGTTGCTGAGGGAGTGTCATCAGCGGTGTGCGGATCGGACGTTGGAGGTGCTGGAGAAGAGTGGTGGAATTTTTATCAAGTTGGGGCAGCATTTGGTTAGTACTGACCTTTCTACAGGACCTGGAGGACAAAGATACTCGTCATATGGGCAGCTAGAAACACAGGATGAGAAAGACAATGCTAACGGACGACCAAACAGAGCGCAATGaactacctcctccctcccgaATGGACAACAACCTTCATCCCTCTCCAAGACAAATGccccgtctcctccttcgaGTCGATCGAGCGCATGTTCCTCGAAGACACGGGCACCTCGCTATGGGACTACTTTTCCGAATTCTCTCGCGAGCCCATCGGCGCCGCCTCGCTGGCCCAAGTCCATCTAGCCACCATCAAGGAAACCGGCCAGCGCGTCGCCGTCAAAGTCCAACACCCGTCCCTCCAGCGCTGGGCGCCCCTGGACATGCGTCTGACGTCGACCACCTTCAAGACGCTCAAGTACTTCTTCCCCGAATACGACCTCGAATGGCTCTCGTCCGAAGTCGAGATCTCTCTGCCCAAGGAACTCGATTTCACCTGCGAAGCCGAAAACGCCCGCCGCACTTCCCGCTACTTCGCCGAATTCGCTccctccttgcccttggtcaTCCCCGACGTCCTCTGGGCCAAGAAGCGTCTGCTGGTCATGGCGTGCGAATCAGGCCACCGCCTCGACGATCTGGCGTACATGGACGCCTACGGCATCGACCGGGACGAAGTCTCTGCCACGCTGGCACGCATCTTCAACGAGATGATCTTTGGCGAGGGCGCGCCCCTGCATTGCGATCCGCACGGGGGCAACATTGCCATCCGCTACCatgacaacagcaacaagtcCAAATCCAAATCCAACTTTGACATTATCTTGTACGACCACGGCCTCTACCGCGacatcccccttcccctgCGTCGCTCCTACGCCAAACTCTGGCTGGCCATCATCGACGGGGACATCCCCAAGATGAAACGCTACGTGCACGAAGTCGCCGGCATCGGGGAAGACAAGTTCCCTCTTTTTGCTAGTGCCATCACCGGCCGCGACTTTATCAATGTCGTCTCTGCCACCGACAGCGGAGGCGTCCTGAAACCGAAAGAGGCATCGGAACAAAAGTCCATGTCGACGGCACTGCAGGAGGGGCTGATTGTGGATTTGGTGCAGATGTTGGGGCAGGTGCCGAGGATCATCTTGTTGATTCTCAAGACGAACGATTTGACGAGGGCGCTGGATGAGAGTCTGCATACCAAGCAAGGGCCGGTGAGACAGTTTTTGATTTTGGCGCGGTATTGTATGCGTACTGTTTTTTACGAACAACTGGAGGAGATTAGGGGGCTGGGAAGTATTTGGAGCCCGGCGAATCTAGTGAGGCTGGTGGGCGCGTGGTGGGGGATGGCGAGGGTGGAGGTTAAATTGGAGGTGTTTGAGTTGTGGTTGAGGGTCAAGAGGACTTTGGGGCTAGGGTCGGGGTtcgggatggggatgggaaCGGGAGAGGAGGCACAACAAcaggtggtgccggtggggaagaaggggcagaagaggttggagagggaggttgaggctgctgctgctgtttctgttgctgctgctgctgcggctgcgtAGGGAGTTGGTTGGATTTTCAGTGAATAGAAACAGGAGGACCGAAAGTGGGTTCATGAGTCCGAGTCAAGGCATTAGAGATAGAACTTGAAAAGAAGTAGATGTAGATAGATACCTATTGCATTTTGTTTTAACTGCCTCATGTTTACCAATGCTCACTCCGCCGTTAACCTTAGTGGACTTGTTGCCAAGTCGTTCTAGTTTGTTTACATTCTGAAAAGGGGGCGTTGTGGTTCCACTTGTTGACCATCCCAGCAAGGCCCCATAACACTTCCTGTGATGTACCATACTTATTGCTGAGGGCACTTCGCATCTTGGAAACACGGGGATACTAAAGTTATCTGGCAGCCGGGCGTTGTCATCGTTATCCCTCGACGAGATGAATAGATGGTTGCCTACAGTGACGGAGAAGTGAATCAAACACAGCACCTGTCTCCAAGTTCTTGGGCTGTTCTTTGTATCAATCCATGTCCACAGAGAGTACCTGCCTGACTCCAGGTAGACCTAAGCAACCAAGGGACAACAAACACACACCACTCGCTGCAAGCCCTTCCCCGCTTCGGACTTGGTGATCATCTGTGAAGTGCAAAGGTGCTGTCAGCCCTATGTACGCCGCCAAGAGTGATCGCTGTCCAGTCATTGAGATTTATACCGGGATGCTACTCTAGGCAGCCATCGTGGGATTGTTTACCTGGAGTCGCTGCTGTACCCGGTATTATGCATACAAGATCCGCTTTTATTTCCGTTC is a genomic window containing:
- the stk-27 gene encoding ubiquinone biosynthesis protein; protein product: MPAQTSFPSLAALRRLQTLNHVYAPLRRTGTGRITNGWTCASCRSQLSASSASSSSSSSSLSVSLYNSTLARRSFSSSSKRSSDQNSNGSSSSSSSSSSSNGNGKTNNNNNNNNNNGRRTVLLAAGGGAAAAGLLAVGDDVKYTYEAVERTGRVASTLAICVNDYRVTLNAREKIEDPEEKQRLLRECHQRCADRTLEVLEKSGGIFIKLGQHLSAMNYLLPPEWTTTFIPLQDKCPVSSFESIERMFLEDTGTSLWDYFSEFSREPIGAASLAQVHLATIKETGQRVAVKVQHPSLQRWAPLDMRLTSTTFKTLKYFFPEYDLEWLSSEVEISLPKELDFTCEAENARRTSRYFAEFAPSLPLVIPDVLWAKKRLLVMACESGHRLDDLAYMDAYGIDRDEVSATLARIFNEMIFGEGAPLHCDPHGGNIAIRYHDNSNKSKSKSNFDIILYDHGLYRDIPLPLRRSYAKLWLAIIDGDIPKMKRYVHEVAGIGEDKFPLFASAITGRDFINVVSATDSGGVLKPKEASEQKSMSTALQEGLIVDLVQMLGQVPRIILLILKTNDLTRALDESLHTKQGPVRQFLILARYCMRTVFYEQLEEIRGLGSIWSPANLVRLVGAWWGMARVEVKLEVFELWLRVKRTLGLGSGFGMGMGTGEEAQQQVVPVGKKGQKRLEREVEAAAAVSVAAAAAAA